The genomic segment CCTTAATAAATTGATTTACCAAAAGAACAACACAGTGCAAGATACAGAAAGATTATTTCTTCAATGAATGAAAGGTCTACAAACAAATAAATTTGTACTGTGATTTCTTCCATATAGGGTTCAAGAAAACAGTGAATGTCTTAAATTTCTTGCTTAGACACAAATGATATACAACCGAAGAATGTCGTGGTTTTGTAACAAATGGAGAAAAtgtaaagaataaaagaattatcaATGAAACAATGGGTTTTATTATCTTATCAGATGTAGGTTTGCTTTGAAAGTCTATATCCAGAAATGATAGCTGACACTCCCAGAGCCAGAAATGCTACGAACTCCATGCCGATTGATGATGCTGAAGAATCTGTGAATATGTTGTCGTTATTTTCTCTCATCCTATTTGTCAATGGTACAGCAGATGAAGCAGCTGATAGTAACAAGTATGCCATCAACTGCAAGTCAATCACGGTTCCAAATCAATCGATGATTCAGAGGATATACAGTTCTGTTCTATATACCATGAAACATAATCACAAACCTGATCACCAAAAAATTCTATCAAAGCTAAATTCTGTTGCGAAAATGTTTCCTGGTTAGTTGAAAGTTCATAAACTTGTCTCAGCACTAACAATCCTGTGGACAATGTGGACAGAATTGCTATAGCTAGCACAtacctgcatttatccacttcctaaaatataattcaattactaAGATCATATAAGAaatagaacaaaaacaaaaacttcaCCATATTGTGGTTAGAGGCAGACTTAGCATGTTAGGAGTGAGTTTAATTCATTCGGAAGAACAAAAGTATAAGCTTCCGTTTAGTCATAGATCTTGAAGTTGAAACTTGaatatttgagtttttgaagtgATACTGGAATTTTTAAGTAGTGTTTGGATATGcattttacttgaaaaataattgaagttttgAGAGCGAAAGTCTTTAAACCTtagaaacttgaaaatatttgaagatttTCATGGCCAAAGAGATGGaatataaattttcaaaatcttgATCCAAAATGTATGGTCAGATGCTAGTGTCATATCAAGTTTTATACACATATTTTCTGATAGGGATGAGGAATCAAAGATGTACCTATAttcttcatatttatcaaaatctcTCCAATCACCATGCTTGTTGCTAGCCATGATTATTAAAGCAAGCAATGAGAAAATCAAAGCAATACCACGTAAGCCCAAACAACCCTTCTTCAGCATATCTTCTCTCTTCCATCTCTCGATGATGTTTCTTACCCCGCTATCGGACGCCCGGGTCTGCCTCTCCTTATTTTCGGTGGCCGGAGTTTGGCTCTCCGTGTCTACCGTGCCCGAAGGTGCTGTTGGTGTTGGTAAACCTGTTGCGTTATGATTATTTTGATCTGACATATCTCCTCATCAAAATCATAAGCTTTTTCGACCACGGGAAATTTAAAAACTCAgcaaaattgaaaaatttattcTGGGTTGGAAATTATTGGTTGAAAAATGAAAGAACAAAAAGGAATTAAGATTGAAAAAGGAAGTTGAAGGGCCTTAAAGCAAGAATTTGCAGAGATGGGAAACAATCTTTTTGTGCACTGTATTTTGACAAATCAGTTCTgtgtttcaatttttctttttgggCAATGATTAATTTTAGAAAGATTT from the Capsicum annuum cultivar UCD-10X-F1 chromosome 9, UCD10Xv1.1, whole genome shotgun sequence genome contains:
- the LOC107842606 gene encoding CASP-like protein 4B1 yields the protein MSDQNNHNATGLPTPTAPSGTVDTESQTPATENKERQTRASDSGVRNIIERWKREDMLKKGCLGLRGIALIFSLLALIIMASNKHGDWRDFDKYEEYRYVLAIAILSTLSTGLLVLRQVYELSTNQETFSQQNLALIEFFGDQLMAYLLLSAASSAVPLTNRMRENNDNIFTDSSASSIGMEFVAFLALGVSAIISGYRLSKQTYI